The genomic window TCTTACACTGAAAAAGATAGGCATCTATCAAGACCAACTAATAAGAAAGCACATGTTTTCTTTAGTAGTTGTTAATCTATTGATGAGTATTGCATTGGTTTTATGTGTATACATGAATTTTGAAATACAAAATACCAGAATCAATGATCATAAAATGACCGTTGATTTATTAGAGCGTATAAAAGAGTTGACGGATACATGAGAATAGTACTTCGATCGTTGTAAAGGAGGTCTGTTTAGGTGCTGATTTGGTCAAAAGGGGAACTGAAAGAAAAGAAAAGTAGAACACTTTATTTTTTGATTATCCTATTGATGCTAGGGATTATTTTGTATGGAAGCATGCGCTACCGAATCCACAAAGTGCAGGGAGACTCAATGGATACAGCACTTCATTCAGGCGAAATGGTCATTGTTGATCGGTTGGCGACGATTGGTCGGTATGAGATTGTGGCTTTTGAAAATAAAAACTCAGATCATCTAGTGAAGCGAATCGTGGGGGTTCCGGGGGATCTAGTTGTCATAGATGATCTAAATCTAACGTTATATCAAGGAAATACAAATAAAGCACCTGCGTTGAATTTTTTGATCAGCCCAGAATCGGCAAGGGAAATGAAAAATATCGAGTATATACCTGCGGACACATTTTTTGTTTTAGGCGATAACAGTAGTGTCTCGGAGGATAGTCGAATTTTTGGACCCATACATCGTAAAGAACTTGAGGGGCGAATTCTCTTTAAATAGAGAAATTTTAAAGGAGTTAAGGTTGAACATGACGAAAAAAAAGAAAGATGGTTGGTTTTTCTCGAAAAGTTTATTAGATGAAATCCATCAAATCGACATTGAAGATGAAGAGATAGCAGAAGAAACGGAGCAAAACCAGAAAAGCAACACTGAAGCAACAATCGGATATACTTTTTTTACTGAAGAGAATAGGTCGCTACAACGCTCGAAAGTTGAGTCGCCAAATCCACCAGAGGAGTCAACATATATTGATAAAAAACAAGCAGTATCGGCTGAATCTTTAGTGGTTTATCAATCGTTAAAAAGCGAAACAGGAAAGGAACTAGTTGATAGTAGCCTTACAAATAAAAAACTTGAGGTCTTGCTGGCTATTGATCGGTCAACAGGGGATAAACCGCTTGGCCAAAGAAGGGTAGACCGCCATGTTGTAGCACAAGCAAATGTTAATAATGAATCAAGTGATGCAAAGCAAACAACAGCACATGTGGTTGAGCCTACATCATCAGTTGAAGCGAGTCTAGATACAGCAACTCGGCAAAAAAGAAGAAACAAACATGAGCAAGAAATCTTTTCTTTAACAGAACAAAATGGAAAACTTGTATATCGTAAAAAATAAGTTTTTCAGCAGTAACTCAAAGAGAATAGTTACTTCTATAGTATAGAAGGTTGAGGATCCTACGTGTGATTTCAACCTTCTATTTTTTTGTTTATTTTAAAATACTATTTCTTTAGTTTTAGGGTATAAAAAGATACCGACTTCCTATGTCTATAGAATATGCAAAAAGCACATCGTCTTTTAAAATCAAAATCGCTTGGTCATAAAAGACGATGTGCTTTTCATATCTATAAAGAACATGCGTAACTAAATGACTCTACCGTAACTTTTTGTTGTACAGCAATCCCATCCTCAACTGATCGAATAGGCTGCTGTAGGTTAGATGGGAATGTACGCTATTCTACAGGCATGAGAACGATTCGCCATACTTTATCCCATAACGTATTCAATCGATTGATTTCTAAAACGATTTTGTGCTCATCTTTAAAGATATAGATAATCATTTTTTTCAGTTTATCATACTTTTTTTGTCCATATTCGTGACTGCCCGCAAGTACATGGGTAACGGCCACTAGAAATAAACGCCATAGTCGAAATCGATAGTTGAATCTGTTAGGGTTTCGATTTAGGATGAAATTTGTTGCAGATTCAACATGAAGGATGTCTCTAGAGTCTAGCGCTGTTTCATAATAACTAAAAAACAATGAATCAAGAATCCATGGGTCAAATTCATCTTCAAATCTTTTATGACTTAATAAAAAATTTTTGAAAAAATGATCGTACTCTTCAAATCGTAGTGTTTCTTCAATAGAAGAAAACAACCTCAACTCAATATTTGTCCATAAATCAATACTTTCCAAATGCGTTTTTATCTGTTGAACAACTTGTTCAAACTGTGCAGTGTCGTTCAGTAGACTTGCATAATTCAACGTTGCTTGCCAATGGATATAGAGATAGCCTAATCCATCTGTCTTGTTGAACATTTCCAACGATTCCTCTTTTATTGCCTTCACATCATAGCTATTTTTTTTTGATACAGCCACTGCTAACTTATTTTCTAAACTTTTATGTCCTTGTTTGATCAGGGGGATCAACTCTTCAAATTCAGTTAGTTCTATTCCAAGGATTTCAGTGATTTTGAAAAAATTGACAAGACTGATTTCACCTTCCCCTCGAACAAAACGATAGTAAGTAGGACGTGTGATTCCTGAAGAAAAGATTGTTTTTGTCGATATTTTTTTCTCTTTCCGTATGTCGTTCAGTAGCTCACCGAGAGTAAAATCTTTATAACCATTGTTAGTCACTGATTATAGCCTGCCTTTCATCCCTGTATTTACGTCACAGTTATTTTCTTTTCATGATAAAGTTATTCAAAAATCGAGTATAGACGATGTTTATCACAGATGACCCGTTAATTATATTATATTTACCTTATCTATTAGTAATCTTATTTTCCTTGAAAATTAATCAAAAATTAATAATAAGGTAGGTATTTCAATAGTTACGAACGTTATGTTTGACAAACGAAGTGAGATCAACAAAAAGTCGCCACTTAGAGAGTCTAGAGTAAATTGTTTTAAAAATAAAAAATCTAAGGTTCTGAAACAATTTAATCCCGCTAGATTTAGGAAAAACAGCTGGAAAACGGTTGTTAGAAGGAGAATTTGTACGAATAGAAAGGAAAGAAGGATAAAAGCCTGGGCAAACAGGAAGATAAGGCAGGTAAGGTGATAAGTGAAATCTAATTCTATGATTCAAAAAAACGCACACTAAAATTAGTGTGCAAAGGAAAAATCAGTGTGTGTTGAAACCGTTCTCTTTGAAAACCCTTTATTTATCAAGGAATTGAGTAATTTAAAAGTTGGCACGGTAATTGCTTATATAAAAGTGTAAGAATAAGAAAAGGAAGTGTTCGAAAATGGAAAAAAGAACAATCATGCTTGTCTGCTCTGCAGGAATGAGTACAAGTTTATTAGTGACAAAAATGCAAAAAGCAGCAGAAGAAAAAGGCGTAGAAGCAGACATCTTTGCAGTCTCAGCATCAGAAGCAGATAGCCAATTAGAATCAAAAAATGTAGACGTTTTATTATTAGGCCCACAAGTACGTTTCATGCAAAGTCAATTTGCTGAAAAATTAGCACCAAAGGGAATTCCATTAGATGTCATCAATATGCAAGACTACGGAATGATGAATGGTGCCAAAGTCTTAGAACAAGCAGAAACGTTGATCAATAAATAATAGAAAAAGAGGGAAGAAAATGGAAGATCAAAAAAATCTAGAAGCCATCATGGGATTGATCATGTTTGGCGGGAACGCAAAAAGCGATGCAATGGAAGCGATTGCTGCTGCGAAAAAAGGCGACTTTGAATTAGCAGATGCAAAAATCAAAGATGCAGAAGAGTCACTTGTTCAAGCGCATCATTCACAAACTGGCTTACTAACACAAGAAGCGCAAGGCGAACATATGGAAGTGACATTATTGACTGTCCACAGTCAGGATCACTTGATGACTTCGATCGCTTTTACTGATTTAGCGAAAGAAATCATCGATCTATATCGTCGAATTGAGGCGTAGATTTTAAAAAAGAAAAGAGGAGAAAGATATGGATAGCTTTGTAGCATTTATGGAAAAACATTTTATACCAGTCGCATCGAAGATCGGTGCGCAACGTCATTTAGTGGCAATTCGTGACGCGTTTATGGTCAGCATGCCATTGATGATTTTAGGCGCTTTAGCTGTTATGATCAATAACTTGCCAATTCCTGGTTTCCAAGAATTGATGAATTCGATTTTTGGCGGCGAAGCATGGAAAGGATTCGGTGCAGCTGCATGGAACGGAACGTTCGCGATTCTTTCTGTATTGATTGCTTTCTTATTAGCATATCATTTAGCAAATGGTTACCGTAAAGACGGCGTATCTGCCGGAGTGATTTCTTTAGGTTCATTTTTCGCACTAGGCGGCGCTCTAGGAATGAGTTCAAACGGATTATTTATTGCAATTATTGTGGGTATTATTTCAACAGAGATTTTTGTACGTTTAAGCGGAAATGAAAAATTGATCATCAAAATGCCAGACGGCGTGCCACCAGCAGTTGCGAAAGCATTTGCTTCATTGCTACCAGCAATGATCACGATCTCAGTATTTGCACTAGTCGCTGCGATCTTCGCTGCATTTGGTGTTGCTGATATTGTCGGTGCATTCTACACAGTAGTTCAAGAACCATTTATGGGTCTTGCTAACTCTTATCCATCTGCATTATTACTTGCATTTATTACACCGTTCCTTTGGTTCTTCGGACTTCACGGAGCAAACATGGTCGATCCATTGATGCAAACAATCAATGCGCCAGCGATCCAAGCAAACGTAGAAGCTATTGCTAATGGACAAAACGCACCATTTATCGTCAACAAACCTTTCTTTGACAGCTTTGTCAACTTAGGTGGTACAGGTGCGACACTAGGATTATTGATTGCGATCTACTTAGTAGGACGTAGAAATAAACCTTATATGGTCGTAACAAACTTATCGATTGCACCGGGTATTTTCAACATCAATGAGCCAACGATGTTTGGTTTACCAATCGTTTTGAATCCAGTGATGTTCATTCCATTTATTTTAACACCAATGGTTTTAGTAACTGTTGCGTACTTTGCGACATCAACAGGACTTGTGCCAGCAGCTACAGTGATGCCACCATGGGTTACACCACCAGTGATCGGCGGATTCTTAGCAACAAACAGTCTATCTGGTGCAGTATTATCTGCGGTCAACTTATTGATCTCAATTCTGATCTACCTACCGTTTGTTAAAGTAGCAACGATCCAAGAGATGAAAAAAGAAACATTAAAAGCTTAATAAAAATGCGGAGAGCCAATGCGTGCTCTCCGTTTTTTGCATTACTACTGTTATCGTTGCTATTTTTGGGAAAGCAACGTATAGTTTTTGTAAGCATTTTATTTCGTTAGGAGGCTAGTGTATGAATACTTTAGATATCCAAAAAAGGATCGAGCGATTCCAAGAATATGGACGCTCTTTACCGGCTGCCAAAGTGTATTTTCGTGAAGACTGGGAGACCCTTTATTTTGATTTATTAGGCAAGCAGTTTGGGATGATGAGCCCAGAAGCAAATGAAAAAGCACTGATCACGCTAAAACATTTTCCTGAAAAAAATGAAGAATTGCGGACGATATATCCTGAGATTATTATTCCTGGTTACTATGCGAATAAGAAACATTGGAATTCGATCATGTTAGCTAAAGATGAGCTATCAGATGAAGAAATCGAAAAAATGATTTTGATTTCTTATGAATTAGTGCTAGCGAAATTCTCTAAAAAACAACAAGAAGAAATCAAACACTCAGTGATAGAAGAGGATTGAATCCTTGAATCGGCAGAAATCATATTTTAGTTGATAAAAAAGGTCTGGAAATAGGGGAAACCTATTTTCAGACGCTTAATAAGATTTGGGTATAGCTAGACTAGTTGATATCGATGATGTGACTCTACATTTTTGTCACAGAAATGATCAGCATCATCGGACGACGTAATTCCTCTTTCATCCCAGGTAAATCTAGCATGTGAGTAGGTGGCATAGGTTCCAATACATGGTTGATCTGAAAGCCATTCGACAATAAAGTCTCAAGATAACTGGTGATTGTTCGATGATATTTTTTTACAGGAGAGCCTAAGAAATTCGTGTGGCGCTCGCTTTCGTCAAAATAATGATCAACCGGAAAGTGCATGATCTGGTCCTCTTCGCCATAAATCCAATCTTGTCGACCGTCTGCTGTAAAAATAGGATGTTCAACGGAAAAAAGAAATTGTCCATGCGGTTTTAGAAAATGATGGACATGTTTGACGAGTTGCGCCCAATTCGCCACATAATGGATAGCCAAAGAGCTGAATACGAAATCAAACGAGTCTTTCTCAAATTGAATCGTTGAAATATCGTCTTGTCGATAACTGATCTTGGGATCGTTGGTTCGAGCGCGTGCTTCTTCTAGCATTTTCTCAGATAAATCGACACCGATGATTTTTTTTGCTCCCTGTGAAGCGGCGTAACGACAGTGCCAGCCGTAGCCACATCCAAGATCAAGGACTGTTTGGTCATGAAGATCTGGAAAGATACTAGCAAGCGTTGGCCATTCGCCAGCACCTTGTAATCCTTTTTTGCTGCGAGGCATTTCTTTGTATTGGTCAAAAAATTGTTGATTGTCGTAAATATTAGTCATGATTGATTCCTCCATGTAATTTTTTATTGGCTTAAACTACATGGAGCTCGTCTCTTTTGTGTGCAATCATCTCGCTCACTCCTTTGACCCCTATTTTAGCTTAGCTCAGAAAAAGAAGCAAAAATTCAAAATCAATAAAAAATGATGAATCATTTATTTGTCGAATACATGGATAACGAATGGAGGGTGAAAAAGTTGAATACGTATAAATGGATCAGATTAAGTGAACATCCAGAACTATTAAAAGAAACTGCCCGCTGGTTTTCTTCAAAGTGGGGGATTCCTGTTGCTGTTTATGAAGAAAGCAT from Enterococcus sp. DIV1094 includes these protein-coding regions:
- the lepB gene encoding signal peptidase I, with product MLIWSKGELKEKKSRTLYFLIILLMLGIILYGSMRYRIHKVQGDSMDTALHSGEMVIVDRLATIGRYEIVAFENKNSDHLVKRIVGVPGDLVVIDDLNLTLYQGNTNKAPALNFLISPESAREMKNIEYIPADTFFVLGDNSSVSEDSRIFGPIHRKELEGRILFK
- a CDS encoding helix-turn-helix domain-containing protein — translated: MTNNGYKDFTLGELLNDIRKEKKISTKTIFSSGITRPTYYRFVRGEGEISLVNFFKITEILGIELTEFEELIPLIKQGHKSLENKLAVAVSKKNSYDVKAIKEESLEMFNKTDGLGYLYIHWQATLNYASLLNDTAQFEQVVQQIKTHLESIDLWTNIELRLFSSIEETLRFEEYDHFFKNFLLSHKRFEDEFDPWILDSLFFSYYETALDSRDILHVESATNFILNRNPNRFNYRFRLWRLFLVAVTHVLAGSHEYGQKKYDKLKKMIIYIFKDEHKIVLEINRLNTLWDKVWRIVLMPVE
- a CDS encoding PTS sugar transporter subunit IIB; this translates as MEKRTIMLVCSAGMSTSLLVTKMQKAAEEKGVEADIFAVSASEADSQLESKNVDVLLLGPQVRFMQSQFAEKLAPKGIPLDVINMQDYGMMNGAKVLEQAETLINK
- a CDS encoding PTS lactose/cellobiose transporter subunit IIA, with translation MEDQKNLEAIMGLIMFGGNAKSDAMEAIAAAKKGDFELADAKIKDAEESLVQAHHSQTGLLTQEAQGEHMEVTLLTVHSQDHLMTSIAFTDLAKEIIDLYRRIEA
- a CDS encoding PTS sugar transporter subunit IIC — its product is MDSFVAFMEKHFIPVASKIGAQRHLVAIRDAFMVSMPLMILGALAVMINNLPIPGFQELMNSIFGGEAWKGFGAAAWNGTFAILSVLIAFLLAYHLANGYRKDGVSAGVISLGSFFALGGALGMSSNGLFIAIIVGIISTEIFVRLSGNEKLIIKMPDGVPPAVAKAFASLLPAMITISVFALVAAIFAAFGVADIVGAFYTVVQEPFMGLANSYPSALLLAFITPFLWFFGLHGANMVDPLMQTINAPAIQANVEAIANGQNAPFIVNKPFFDSFVNLGGTGATLGLLIAIYLVGRRNKPYMVVTNLSIAPGIFNINEPTMFGLPIVLNPVMFIPFILTPMVLVTVAYFATSTGLVPAATVMPPWVTPPVIGGFLATNSLSGAVLSAVNLLISILIYLPFVKVATIQEMKKETLKA
- a CDS encoding MmcQ/YjbR family DNA-binding protein — encoded protein: MNTLDIQKRIERFQEYGRSLPAAKVYFREDWETLYFDLLGKQFGMMSPEANEKALITLKHFPEKNEELRTIYPEIIIPGYYANKKHWNSIMLAKDELSDEEIEKMILISYELVLAKFSKKQQEEIKHSVIEED
- a CDS encoding class I SAM-dependent methyltransferase, whose protein sequence is MTNIYDNQQFFDQYKEMPRSKKGLQGAGEWPTLASIFPDLHDQTVLDLGCGYGWHCRYAASQGAKKIIGVDLSEKMLEEARARTNDPKISYRQDDISTIQFEKDSFDFVFSSLAIHYVANWAQLVKHVHHFLKPHGQFLFSVEHPIFTADGRQDWIYGEEDQIMHFPVDHYFDESERHTNFLGSPVKKYHRTITSYLETLLSNGFQINHVLEPMPPTHMLDLPGMKEELRRPMMLIISVTKM